ATCGAATTCCAACATACTGAACATATCCCAAAGCGGAACCTACAGGGTGGAAATGAGTGCCTATGACAGCACAGACCCCGCTGTCGTAATTGATAATCTGGAAGTTTACACCGATGAAGCCATCGCAATTACAAGTCCCGTCATTACGCCTCCTGACCCGATTAGAGGCTGTGGAAATCCCGATGCGGTGTTTAACCTGACCGCCAGGAATTCGCAGATTACAAATTCTAATTCCGCCTATTCGGTTACATTTTATGAGTCACAAAACGATATGGATAACGGGATTGGTATTCCCAATCCCAATGCTTACACCTCAGGCAGCCGTACTATTCTGGTTCGCGTTGTCGACCCGCAGAATAGCTCCTGCCCTGTAACCACATCGCTGACCCTGGAAGTAAGGCAGCTCCCCGGCAGTGCAGTAAACCCTGAGGCAATCCAATATTGCGACGATAGTGGCTATACCGTCTTCGACCTAACACAACATGAGGAGCAAATGGCCGGCAATACGCCTTCCGGCATCAGCTTCAGGTATTACATCAATTTGGATGATGCCGAAGCTAATAATGATTACAACATTCCAAATCCGCAGGCTTTTAAAAATACAGAAAAAGCACATCAGGTGATTTACGTACGCATCAACAGTACTTTGAATAATGACAGCGAGACTGGAATTTACTGTTACCGTATACTGGAGCAGGAAATATATGTTCGTCACAGCCCATTCCACAAGGTAAGGCAATTTTACTACGTCTGTATCGACATCGATGGTAATGTCGTGAATCCCGCGCTCATCGACTCTGGTTTATCGCAGGGCAATTACGATTTCATATGGTTTAACGGTTTTGATGCCCAAGCAGGCAATGAGATCATCGGTGCCAATGGCCCCGTTTTCACGACAGAGCATGAAGGCGATTATTCTGTCAGGATCACCGATCTGGCCTATCCGACGCTTTGCCAGACGGTAGCTAACTTTACCGTCAGGAATTCACTCGTGCCATTTTCGCTCAAGGGCAATCCAGCCGAGCTCGTGGCTTTTGATACTGACAATACGATTACGGCAGTAGTTACGCCACCGTCTGATGATTTTGAATACAGCCTTGACAATACGCCCTGGCAGCAGAGCAATGTTTTTACGGACGTCAAAGAAGGCATTTACAATCTGCGCGTCCGCAATCAATATGGCTGTGGGGAGCTCAGCACTATGGTCGTCGTCGCCGATTACCCTCGTTTTTTCACACCGAACGGCGATGGGTACAATGACTACTGGAACATTGGCGGACGGCTGGCACTGGACCAGTCCAATGTGTTTGTCTATGACCGTTTCGGGAAGCTGATCACTGAACTCACGGCGAATGAAACCGGATGGGACGGCACCTACAACGGCAGGCCTGTGCCGGCTGACGACTATTGGTTCCGCATCAACTACACTGTCGGCGGACAGGCAAAGGAATTTCTGGGTCACTTTTCACTGAAACGTTAGGAGGTCCAAATTCCGGTTTTGGAGTAAAAAGTTTGGCGTTGAGGCACTTTGCTACTTTCCAACTAAAAGCGTACTTTTGCCACCTGAAAATACCATCATGATTATACCTAAGACACCGGAAGAAATTGAGCTGATGCGCGAAAGTGCACTGCTCGTTTCCAAAACACTGGGAATGATAGCTACCGAAATCAGGCCGGGCATCACCACGCTCGAACTGGATAAAATGGCGGAACAATTCATCCGTGACCACCAGGCCGTACCTGGTTTCCTGGGTCTTTACGGCTGCCCTTCGACACTGCTTACGAGCGTTAACGAACAGGTTGTCCACGGACTCCCTACGAACCGCCCTATTGAGGAAGGCGATATCGTATCGGTGGATTGCGGGGTGCTGAAAAACAAATTCTATGGCGATCATGCCTATACCTTCGCCATCGGTGACATCGACCCGAAAACCCAAAAACTGCTCGAAGTGACCAAGGCATCGCTGTACATTGGGATCAGGGAATTCCGCGCCGGAAACCGCGTTGAAGACATTGGCAGCGCCATCCAGAAATATACCGAATCGCACGGCTACGGCGTGGTGCGCGAACTTGTCGGGCACGGATTGGGCGAAAAAATGCACGAAGATCCCGAAGTGCCGAATTATGGCAAACGCGGCCGTGGCAAGCTTTTCGTCGAAGGCATGACCATCGCTATTGAGCCGATGATCAATATGGGAACGCGCAATATCAAGACGCTCAAGGACGGATGGACAATTGTAACCGCGGATAAGAAACCGAGCGCGCATTTCGAGCACAATGTGGCACTGGTTGACGGAAAACCCGAGTTGCTTTCGACATTCGCTTACATTTACAAAGCGCTGGGGATTGCCTCTGATGAAGAAAATGAGTTTCGCAAAATGCCATTGGCCATCTGATGAAAAAAATCTTTAAGCTGCTGCTCAATACGGTCCCGCGGCCTTTACTGATCCGGCTGAGTTATCTGGCACGCCCCGTATTGGCCTGGCTGCTGAAAGGCAAAAAATTCACCGACCCGATTGATGGGAAAAGCTTTTCCATGTTTCTGCCATACGGCTACGGTACGCAGCGCAACAACGTACTATCACCAAGTACGCTTTCGCTCGAGAGACATCGCCTGCTGTGGCTGTACCTCAACAATGAAACCGATTTTTTCACGGCGCCGAAAAAAGTGCTGCATTTTGCACCCGAACAGGCTTTCTATACATTATTCCGAAACCGGAAAAACCTCGATTACACCACGACAGATTTATATTCCCCGCTGGCTGATGTAAAGGCCGACATCTGTAATCTGCCGTTCGCGGACAACCAATATGATGTGATCCTTTGCAACCATGTCCTGGAGCACATCCCCGATGACACCAAAGCGATGCAGGAATTGTACCGGGTGCTGAAGCCTGGCGGCATGGGGATTTTCCAGATCCCGCAGGATTTATCACGCGAGCATACTTTTACAGACGACACGATTACCGACCCGAAGGAGCGCGCAAAAATTTTCGGCCAATACGACCACGTCCGCGTGTATGGCCGGGATTATTTCGACAAACTGCGCAGCATCGGTTTTCAGGTGATTGAAGAAGATTACACGAAAAAACTGCCCGCGGAACTTGTGGTGCAGTATTGCCTGGCCCCGGGAGAAATTATCCCGGTTTGTTTCAAGTAATTCGCCGCCAGGGTTATTTCAAAATCCAAATAAAAAAGCCTGACGCAACAGCATCAGGCTTTTTACATTATTGTCAACAGGACGTTGACATATGGTCTGGTTCCCTCATACGGAAACCTAACTTTTCTCCGGCATCAAAATCCCGATTACTTTATCCTTGGTGAGATATTTCCTGGCCACATCCTGAAGGTCTTTGCCCGTAATCGCCTTAATCTTATCTTCTTTACCGAGCACATCGGCGGGATTTGAGGAATTTACGTAAGCATCGGTGAAATTTTCAAGCCAATAGCTGTTTTCCCTGATGTTCTTCTTGTAATCGAGCAATTCGGCCTCCTTGTACTTTTCAAGATCTTTTGCTTCAGGCCCATTGTCAATGATTTTCTGGAGTTCCTTCAGTGCGGAAGCAACCAGCTTATCGGTATTTTCAGGTCCGCAGGGGAATCCGATGTTGAAGCCGAAACTGCCGTGGGGCATTTTGTTCATGTATCCACGCGCGCTGATTCCGTACACACCGCTTTCATTTTCCCTGAGTTGCTCAATCAATTTGATGGTGAGCACCTCGCCCAGTGCCTCGAGCGCCAGCGCTTCTTTGGGAGAATAAGCGGCATCTCCGTAATACATAATCGTTACGGTACTTTTCGGGTCAGCCCCTTTGTTAATGACCTTTTTCAGGTCACCCTTCACGAGCCTGTAACCCGGATCCACGACCTGATCCTTCCGCCCTGTCGACGGCAACGACGCAAGGTACTTCGCTGAATAATCGGCTATTGCCTGATCGTCTATATTGCCCACGAAATAAAATTCGAAGTCACCGGCATCGGCAAAACGCTCCCTGAATTTCTTATACGCCAGTTCGTAATCGGTCATCTTCCAGGCGTTGTCATCAGGAAATATTCCGGCAAACCTCGGGTTGTCCTTCATCAGGAACGAATACAGTTCTTTCTGGAAATACACCGATGGCTGTGAGGTGAGGTTTTTAAAAAACGCCGATTGCTTTTGTTTGTATCCTTCGAAGGCGTCCTTATCCATATTGAGGTCGGTAAAATACGCATGGATCATTTCAAACATGTATTCGAAATCCTTCGGCGTGGCGTTACCGCTGATGTTTTCTGTGATATTGCTGACGTAAGGATATACATTGGCAATCTTCCCGGACATGAATTTGTTGATGTCGTTGAGTTTCAGTCCGGAAAAACCGGCTTCCATCAAAGCGCCGTCAGCGAATTGTGTCTTTTTGTAGTCGTCATCCGAATAGAGGTTTGAACCGCCCCAGCTGATGCCTTCCATGACAATCTCATCATTCTTGAA
The nucleotide sequence above comes from Flavobacterium magnum. Encoded proteins:
- the map gene encoding type I methionyl aminopeptidase — encoded protein: MIIPKTPEEIELMRESALLVSKTLGMIATEIRPGITTLELDKMAEQFIRDHQAVPGFLGLYGCPSTLLTSVNEQVVHGLPTNRPIEEGDIVSVDCGVLKNKFYGDHAYTFAIGDIDPKTQKLLEVTKASLYIGIREFRAGNRVEDIGSAIQKYTESHGYGVVRELVGHGLGEKMHEDPEVPNYGKRGRGKLFVEGMTIAIEPMINMGTRNIKTLKDGWTIVTADKKPSAHFEHNVALVDGKPELLSTFAYIYKALGIASDEENEFRKMPLAI
- a CDS encoding T9SS type B sorting domain-containing protein, whose product is MKILLRAIMPAFLLCSVWIFAQGGASSCAELQANFQQYQSCATSIPFTNSVNNTSAENFDTSCIGEPLQGPTWFFMKIKTSGSIQLKISQVSNNGNGTDVDFVLWGPFPNLNSICGQLNQLREIDCSWSAAAIEQVTLPNAVAGQLYVLLVDNYSNVPGEITITQTGGTGSSDCGFLSAVDIQDDMGNDIEQISFCTPDTRNLVATVESDDFPGNAADLRFNYKWYKDNVVVSTVTASPSNSNILNISQSGTYRVEMSAYDSTDPAVVIDNLEVYTDEAIAITSPVITPPDPIRGCGNPDAVFNLTARNSQITNSNSAYSVTFYESQNDMDNGIGIPNPNAYTSGSRTILVRVVDPQNSSCPVTTSLTLEVRQLPGSAVNPEAIQYCDDSGYTVFDLTQHEEQMAGNTPSGISFRYYINLDDAEANNDYNIPNPQAFKNTEKAHQVIYVRINSTLNNDSETGIYCYRILEQEIYVRHSPFHKVRQFYYVCIDIDGNVVNPALIDSGLSQGNYDFIWFNGFDAQAGNEIIGANGPVFTTEHEGDYSVRITDLAYPTLCQTVANFTVRNSLVPFSLKGNPAELVAFDTDNTITAVVTPPSDDFEYSLDNTPWQQSNVFTDVKEGIYNLRVRNQYGCGELSTMVVVADYPRFFTPNGDGYNDYWNIGGRLALDQSNVFVYDRFGKLITELTANETGWDGTYNGRPVPADDYWFRINYTVGGQAKEFLGHFSLKR
- a CDS encoding class I SAM-dependent methyltransferase; this translates as MKKIFKLLLNTVPRPLLIRLSYLARPVLAWLLKGKKFTDPIDGKSFSMFLPYGYGTQRNNVLSPSTLSLERHRLLWLYLNNETDFFTAPKKVLHFAPEQAFYTLFRNRKNLDYTTTDLYSPLADVKADICNLPFADNQYDVILCNHVLEHIPDDTKAMQELYRVLKPGGMGIFQIPQDLSREHTFTDDTITDPKERAKIFGQYDHVRVYGRDYFDKLRSIGFQVIEEDYTKKLPAELVVQYCLAPGEIIPVCFK